A single genomic interval of Bdellovibrionota bacterium harbors:
- a CDS encoding aminopeptidase P N-terminal domain-containing protein: MSRTPQFDVSIFKKRRERIGKYMQDSAMVIFSNPEFLRNHDAEYEYRQDTNFFYMTGFEEPKSVFVFRPGQKPETILFVRPKDELRETWDGFRYGPEGAKKYFGIDEVYLIDTLEEKLPELIKDVKQVYFRLQQHMKHDVIFLRALEKAKTVYSRGVRGNIPVLDSSELLGEFRLFKDATEIEWQRKACEITAKAHKETMKFTKPGMNERQIEGYIQFQFKNQLAARQGYNAIVASGKNATTLHYVFNDEECKKGDIILIDAGAEYNYFSGDITRSFPVSGKFSKIQKEFYEHVLKVNKHIISMVKPGMEFSAMQEKTIEMLTEAMIDLKLLKGKKEKLIKDLSYKKYYMHGVSHWLGMDVHDAGHYQIGKKSRKLEPGMVFTVEPGLYVPQNDEGAPKELRGLGVRIEDNILVTKKGYENLTLLAPKEVADIEKAMS, encoded by the coding sequence GGAGTTTTTAAGAAACCACGATGCTGAATATGAATACCGTCAAGATACAAATTTCTTTTATATGACGGGTTTTGAAGAACCCAAATCTGTATTTGTTTTTAGACCCGGCCAAAAACCAGAAACAATTTTATTTGTACGTCCAAAAGATGAGCTCAGAGAAACTTGGGATGGTTTTCGTTATGGACCAGAGGGTGCAAAAAAATATTTCGGTATCGACGAAGTTTACTTGATTGATACATTAGAAGAAAAACTTCCTGAATTGATCAAAGACGTTAAGCAAGTTTACTTTAGACTTCAGCAGCACATGAAGCATGATGTGATTTTCCTAAGGGCTTTAGAAAAAGCAAAAACGGTTTACAGTAGAGGAGTGCGTGGGAATATTCCAGTTCTTGATAGTTCAGAACTCTTGGGTGAGTTTAGACTTTTCAAAGATGCTACCGAAATTGAATGGCAAAGAAAGGCTTGCGAGATCACGGCGAAAGCTCACAAAGAAACGATGAAGTTCACAAAGCCAGGGATGAATGAAAGACAAATTGAAGGTTACATTCAATTCCAATTTAAAAATCAATTGGCAGCAAGACAGGGCTACAACGCCATTGTCGCGAGTGGAAAAAACGCAACCACTCTTCATTATGTTTTTAACGATGAAGAATGCAAAAAAGGCGATATCATTTTGATCGATGCTGGTGCCGAGTACAATTATTTCTCTGGCGACATCACAAGATCTTTCCCTGTTAGTGGTAAGTTCTCAAAGATCCAAAAAGAATTCTACGAACACGTATTGAAGGTGAATAAGCACATTATTTCCATGGTGAAACCGGGAATGGAATTCAGTGCTATGCAGGAAAAAACAATCGAGATGCTAACAGAAGCAATGATCGATCTGAAACTTCTTAAAGGCAAAAAAGAAAAATTAATCAAAGATCTCTCTTACAAAAAATACTACATGCATGGAGTTTCTCATTGGCTAGGAATGGATGTGCACGATGCCGGCCACTACCAAATCGGCAAAAAATCTAGAAAGCTAGAACCGGGAATGGTTTTCACCGTTGAGCCCGGGCTTTATGTTCCACAAAATGATGAAGGCGCACCAAAAGAATTAAGAGGTTTGGGTGTTCGTATCGAAGATAATATTTTGGTTACGAAAAAAGGCTACGAGAATCTAACACTCCTCGCGCCAAAAGAAGTCGCCGATATCGAAAAGGCGATGAGCTAA